The genome window CACCTCCCCTTACACAGGGGAGGCCTCCCGACGCTGCTGCTCAGTATGACGTCCTTGCAATCTTGCCGTTTAATCCGCATATCACTTGACAAATCCCTGTTATGTGCTACAATATATCTAAATAACTATTACTATTCTCGTCCGGAGGAAAAGCCCTATGAATAAACGCTTTCTCACAAAAACTCTCTCAATCATCATCGCCGCGGCGATGATGATTGCGTTGCTCCCGACGGGGCTTATTTCCGTCTCAGCCGCAACCGCCGAAAGCGGTAAGTGTGGAGATAATCTGACGTGGAATCTCGACTCTGCCGGCAATCTCATCATCAGCGGCACGGGAACGATGAATAATTATTTCTCTTCAACGGTGGGGCCGTGGGGTTCTGGAATAAAAACGGTAACTATCAGATCAGGTGTGACGAGCATCGGCGAAAAGGCGTTCTACTACTGCACCGGCTTGACGAGCGTAACGATACCCGACGGCGTGACGAGCATCGGTGAACACGCGTTTGAGGACTGCACCGGTCTGACGAGCGTGACGATAGGTAGCGGCGTGACGAGCATCGGAAGGTATGCGTTCTGCAATACCGGATACTATAACAATGAGACTAATTGGGAAAACGATGTACTTTATATTGGTACTTGGCTTATAGAGTCTAAAAGCAATAAATCCGGAGTGTATATGATTAAAAACGGTACGGTTGGTATAGCTGATTATGCCTTCCGCGGCTGCACCGGTCTGACGAGCGTGACGATACCGGACAGCGTAACGAGCATCGGCTTGGGTGCGTTCTACGGCTGCACCGACTTGACGAGCGTAACGATACCCGACGGCGTGACGAGCATCGGTAATTATGCGTTCTACGGCTGCAAGCGTCTGACGAGCGTGACGATAGGCGACGGCGTTGCGAGCATCGGCGGTCATGCGTTCTGCGACTGCACCGGCCTGACGAGCGTGACGATACCGAACAGTGTGACGAGCATCGGCCGGTATGCGTTCTATAATACCGGATACCATAACAATGAGGCTAATTGGGAAGACGATGTTCTCTATATCGACAACTGGCTTATAGAAGCAAAAAACGGTATATCTGGAGCGTATACGATAAAAAACGGTACGGTTGGTGTTGCCTCTTATGCGTTCGGCTGGCGCGACGGTCTGACGAGCGTGACGATACCGGACAGCGTAACGAGCATCGGCTTGGGTGCGTTCTACGGCTGCAAGCGTCTGACGAGCGTGACGATAGGCGACGGCGTTGCGAGCATCGGCGATTATGCGTTCTACGGTTGCACCGGTCTGACAAGCGTGACGATAGGCAACGGCGTGACGAGCATCGGTGAACACGCGTTCCGCGGCTGTACCGGTCTGACGAGCGTGACGATAGGCAGCGACGTTGCGAGCATCGGCAGTCGTGCATTCTATGGATGCATCGGTCTGACGAGCGTGACGATACCGGACAGCGTGACAAGCATTGGCGATCTGGCGTTCTCCGGCTGCACCGGTCTGACGAGCGTAACGATACCGGACAGCGTGACGAGCATCGGCGACAGCGCGTTCTACGGCTGCACCGACTTGACGAGCATAACGATACCCGACGGCGTGACGAGCATCGGTAATTATGCGTTCTACGGCTGCAAGCGTCTGACGAGCGTGACGATAGGCAACGGCGTGACGAGCATCGGTGAACACGCGTTCCATTACTATAGTAACGGTGGATACAAACCGCTCGACGTCATCTTAACGGTTGTTGAGAATTCATACGCTCACAGGTACGCTGCTGATGAGGGGTTCCAGTATGAGCTGGAGACTTGTTATCCGCACGAATGGAGCGAATGGGAGACCACTGCAGAGCCAACATGCACGGAAGCAGGCGAAAAGATGCGCGTTTGTTCCCTTTGCGGAAAGTATGATACCAGATCGATCAATCCGCTTGGACACAGATGGGGTGAATGGGATTATATCAGTCAGGCGACTTGTGCCGCCTCTGGGGAAAAGAAGCATATTTGTAATGTATGCGGAGCGTATGAGGTGCGTGAGATTATGCCCCTTCCACACGAATGGAGCGAATGGAGGATTACGGTTCCGAATACATATAATTCCGAAGGCGAGGAAACAAGGGCTTGCTCATCCTGCGGGTTGCGTGAGACGAGGTTGATACCGGTCGCCTCTCTTACAGATATTGTGCTGACAAAGCTTCCGGCGAAGTTGCGCTATCTCGTCGACAAGGATCAGCTCGATATTTCGGGTGGCGCGATCACGATATACTTCGATAACGATACGACGCGCGAGGCGTACATGGTCTATAACGACGGGCAGACGAATCTGATGTTCGCGGACGATTTCTCCGTCGCGCCGTTCACCGTCAGCGGATTCGATAACCGGTTCGCCGGCGCTTGCGCCGTTACTGTCACGTATCAGGGGCACAGCGCGGCGTTCGAGGTTGAAATAGTCGACAAAGAGATTGTCGGCATAAGCGTTGCCAAGACGCCGAACAAGACGGTCTACGAGGCGGGAGAAGCACTCGAACTCACCGGCGGCAGGCTGATGTTGAGTTATAATAACGACACTTATCAATACGCTAATCTGATCACCGTTGCGGGCGTTACGCGTATGGTTATCGAAGGGGAGAGCGCCTCGCGCGAAGTAAGCGTTTCCGGATTCGACAGTCAGTGGGGCGGCGTCAAGACGGTAGTTATAGCTTACGAGGGCTTTGAAGCTTCGTTTGAGGTGACGGTCAACGGTCCGGCGGCGGTTGCAAAAGGCGACTCCGACGGCGACGGGAAGATCACCGTTTCCGACGCGCTCGCGGCGCTGCGTATCGCGGCGAAACTGGTAGTGCCGACCGACGAGGACCTACTCATCCTCGATATCGACGGTGACGGTGCGATTACGGTTTCTGACGCCCTTGCGATATTGCGCGTCGCCGCAAGGCTCGTCGATTCGCTGTAAAACCGGCGGCTCCCTCGCGCAAGCGGGGGAGTTGTTTTTACGGAGGGGAAACATGCATCGCTTTCAGCGGTTCACACCGAATGAAATAAAGCCCGCGGGGTGGCTGAAGCGTCAGCTTCGCATACAGGCGGACGGCCTCGGCGGCCGTCTCGACGAGGTCTGGCGCGACGTGCGCGACAGCGCGTGGATCGGCGGCTCCGCCGAGGGCTGGGAGCGCGTCCCGTATTGGCTGGACGGCTTCATTCCGCTCGCCTTCCTGCTGGAAGACGGGGGGATGATCGCGCGCGCGAAGCGTTATATCGACGCGATCCTCGCTTCGCAGAAGCCGTCCGGCTGGATATGTCCGCATCCGGAGGAGGACGCCGCGAACTACGACTCCTGGGCGATCCTGCTGATCTCGAAGGCGCTGACCGTATGGGCGCGGTGCAGCGGCGACGAACGCGCCGACGCCGCGCTTTACAAGCTGCTGAAAAACTATCACGCGCTGCTTTCCTCGGGCGCGGTCAAGCTCTTCGACTGGGGCGCTTACCGCTGGTTCGAGGGCTGCGCGGCGATAGAGTATATCCATTCGCGCCGTCCGGAGCCGTGGCTGAAGGAGCTCGCCGCGCTGCTTCGTGAGCAGGGCGTGAAGTGGGCGGAAAAAACGCCGCTGTGGGAAGCTCCCGCGGAGGCGTGGAATTACGATACGCATATAGTCAACGTCGCGATGGCGCTGAAGGCGGAGGCGGTCTCGCACGAGCTTTTCGGAGAGGAATACTTCGGCGAAGCCGACCGCTTCCTCGATATCCTCGACCGCTTCAACGGCACGCCCGTAGGGGTCTTCACCGGCGACGAGATACTTTCGGGCTTGAGCGCGATACAGGGCACGGAGCTCTGCGCTGTCGCGGAGCTGATGTATTCCTGTGAGCAGCTTTACGCCCGCACGGGCGCGGAGAAGTGGGCGGAACGCCTCGAGCTTATCGCCTTCAACGCGTTCCCGGCGGCGTTCAGCGACGATATGTGGGCGCACCAGTACGATCAGCAGAGCAACCAGATCGCCTGCGAGCGATTCCCCGGCAGACCGGTGTTCCGCACCAACAACTGCGAGGCGCACATTTTCGGGCTGGAGCCGAACTACGGCTGCTGCACGGCGAATTTCGGGCAGGGCTGGCCGAAGCTCGCGCTTTCGGCGTTCATGCGCGGCGAAGGCGAGGTCGTCAGCGCCGTTCCGGTCCCGTCGCGGCTCGATTGCGATATCTGCCGTATAGAGCTTGAAACCGACTATCCGTTCGATACGGAGTTCGTTTACACGGTTGAGGCGAAGGCGCCCTTCGCGCTCGCGCTGCGCGCGCCGTCATACGTCAGGGCGGCGTTCGTCGACGGCGCGGCCGTGACGCCGGAGGCGGACGGGCTTTTCCGCGTCCGCTTCGCCGCGGGGGAAAGGCGCGTTCTGCGCGTGCGGTGGGAGGTCGGAACGGAGCTGCTGCGCCGTCCGCACGGGCTCGTCAGCGTGAAGCGCGGGCCGCTTGTCTTCGCGCTGCCGATAGCTTACGAAAAGCGTATGCGCGAATACGAGCGCGACGGCGTCGAGCGGAAATATCCCTATTGCGACTACGAATATCTGCCGAAAAGCGAGTGGCAGTATGCGCTCGCGGACGGCTTTGAGGTTGATTTCCGCGGCGTCGGTGAAACGCCGTTTTCGTCCGCGCGCCCGCCTGTGGCGCTGAAAGCGAAGGCGCGGCGCATCGACTGGGGCTTCGAGGAGGGCTACACCTCCGTCTGCGCGAAGGAGCCGCGCTCCCGCGTCCCCTTCGGCGAGGCCGTACCCGTCGAGCTTTGGCCTTACGGCTGCGCGAAGCTCCGCGTCACCGAGCTGCCGCTTATCCGATAAACGAGCGCATAAAAAACGCTTCCGGCTGCGCGCCGGAAGCGTTTTCTTATATTTCACGCTATACGGACTTCATCTCTTTCTTTAAGAGGAAAATGTTATGCGCGACGAGCATCGCGCAGAAGAGAAGCACGGCGATGAGCAGTATCAGCGTGAAATCGCGCATCAGCGCGTACGACGCGCCGCCGAAGCCCTTGACGATAAGGTGCGCGGCAACGTATGAAAGCGGCAGGAACGCGAGCCGGACGAGCCATTTCCGCGCCGTTTCGCGCCTGCGGAATATGAATGCCGCGGCGATCAGCAGCGCGAGCAGCCCGAGCGCGCCGTAGAAGTAATAGTTCAGCGTCAGGCGGGGCAGCGTCTGCGTACCGCCGGCGCGGTTGAGCCCGAAGACGAAAACGTCTTCACTTCCGTCGTTCGGGGTGTAGTACAGACTGAACGGGTGGGCGTTTAGCACGTACCCGAACTGAACGGTGTGCCCGGAGGCGTCTTCGGGAGGCGCGGAATTTTTCCAGATAGGATTGCCTTCCTCGTCGACCGATTTGAAGACTATATTTCCGTATGCGTTGGTAATTATCTTAGTGTCCGAGTTGTTGACTAAAATGACTGAAAACGCGCCGTCGGCGTCGGAGGTGTTCCTCGCTATCGTCGCAGGCGAGGCCTTGCGGTTGAACAGTCTGTCCCACGGCGTCGTCCACGCTTCGAGGCGGCAGACCCAGCCGTGTTCGCCGGAAGAGGTGGTGTCGGTCTCGGGCTCGTCGGTGAAGACGTAGTCGTATCCGGTCACGCGGTCGGTGAAGGTGACTTCCGCGCTCAGATCGCCTCCGCTCTGTTTTATGTCCGCGACGGCTTCCTCGTATGAGAGGTATTCCCGCGTAGTCAGGAAGGCGAACGCCGTTGCGAACAGCGCCGCGACGAGCACGACGGTGAGTATGACCGCTTGTATGCGTTTCCTGATTATCGCTTTCTTTATGCTTTTGAGCGGAGCTTTTTCCGCCTCCGGCGCGGGGGCGGGGGAAGCGCCGCTTTTGACCGTTTCGTACTCCTTCTCGCATTCCTCGCATCCGGCGACGTGCGCCGCGATGAAGTCCGCGGTCTCGGGCGCGACCATATCCTCCGCGTAAAGCGGGAGCAGATCTCTGACGATGCTGCAGTCTTTATTCATTATTCTCATCCTCCATTTCCGCAAGGATCATTTTTCGCGCGCGGTGGTAGGTGACGCACGCCCAGTTTTCGTTTTTGCCGAAGACCTCGCCGATCTGTCTGAAGCTCATCTGCGCGAAAACGCGCCACATAAACACTTCTTTATACGGCTCGGGGAGCAGGTGAAGGGCGCTTCTGACGCGCTCCGCCTCGGCGTTTTCGACGAGGAGGTCTTCTACCGCGGCGGCGGAGGCGGGTTCGGCTTCGGCGTCGAGCGGGGCGAGGCGTTTTGACTTTTTGAGGTGCGAGAAGTAACAGTTTTTCGCGATGCGGCAGAGCCAGACGCGTATCTCGCAGTCGCCGCGGAAGCCGTCGATCGCGCCGAGCGCCTTGAAGAAGGTTTCGCTCGTGATCTCTTCCGCCGTGTCCGCGCTGCCGGAGAGCTTAAGGATATAGGCGTAGACGTCGCTGAAATATTCGCGATAGACCTGTTCGAACTGCGTCACTTTTCCACCTCCTTCGTAAAAGAGACTCGGTTAGCGGGATAATCTTACAATAATATTAACATAGTAAAAAGAAAAACGCAAGGGAGCCGGCGGACGCGCACGTCTGTCATCCCGAGGCGTTCCGCCGAGGGATCCCCCGCGATTTGCAGGGTGCTTGCGGAAGGAAGGGGATTCCTCGCTTCGCTCGGAATGACAGAACTGCCGCGCGTGCCCCTGCCGCGCTCGCGCGCGGCGGACGGATTTTCTTCTCGCTTGCGCAAAGCGCCCCCGGCGCTTTGCTGCTGATTCGCCTGCGGCGAATCAGAGCTCGTTTCAAATCCGTTCACAATTATACATAAAATAATACTGAAGGGGACCCAACAGGGTCCCCTTCAGTATTATTTGGAGCTGGTGGACGGATTTGAACCCCCGACCTGCGCATTACGAATGCGCTGCTCTACCGGCTGAGCTACACCAGCGCGCGCGGAAATCAAATTTCCTATTGAAATCCGAACGGATATATATTATAATAAAATCAGCGAAATGTCAACAACAAAATTGAAAAGGCCGGAAGAAAATTTGAAGACTGCTCTGACTGTTACAAAGAACGGTAAAACCGTCATATGCGACGCCGAAAAGGGCGAGAGCATTCTCGCCGCGCTGCGCCGCGCCGGCATTTTCATCCCCGCGTTCTGCGGCGGACACGAGCTGTGCGGCAAATGCCGCGTGAACGCGTCCGGCGCGCTTTCGCCGGTTACCGAGGCGGAAAAAGAAAAACTCACGCCCGAAGAAATCGCCGCCGGCGCGCGCCTCGCGTGCTCCGCGCGTATCGAAGGCGACGCCTCCGTATCCGTTCCCGACGACGGGGAATACAGCGTGCTGACCGATACCGGCGACGCTTCGCCCGACTGCTTCCCGTCCTGCTGGGAAGGGCTCGGAGCCGCCGTCGACCTCGGCACGACCACCATCGCGATATACGTCTACTCGCTCGAAACGCGCCGCAGAGTCGGCGTCGTCAGCGGAGTCAACCGCCAGCAGTCGCTCGGCGCGGACGTCATCTCGCGCATCGAATACTGCCTTAACAATCCCGACGGGAGCAAGCGCGCCCGCGACCTCGCCGTCGGCCAGATAAGCGAAATGCTCGCCGGCTTCGGCAAAAAGCGCGGCATACCCGTTAACCGTCTGCGCTCGCTTACGGTGGCGGGCAACACCGCGATGCTCTATCTGCTGACCGGCAGAAGCCCGAAGGCGCTTTCCGCCGCTCCGTTTGAGGCGGACGAACTTTTCGGCAGCTTTCACAAGGCGACCGACCTCGGCTTCGAACTGCCGGAGGCGAACGCGTTCCTGCTGCCCTGCGTCTCGGCGTTCGTCGGCGGCGACGTGACCGCCGGAATCGTCTCCGCGGGACTTCACGAAACGGATAAAAACGTACTTTTCATAGATTTCGGCACGAACGGCGAAATGGTGCTCGCTTCCGGCGGGAAGCTGACCTGCTGTTCGACCGCCGCCGGCCCCGCCTTCGAGGGCGCGCGCATCAGCTGCGGCGTCGGAGGCGTGCCGGGTGCGATAAACCGCGTAACGCTCGATAACGGGAAGGTCGTTCCGAAGACCATCGGCGGCACATTCCCGGTGGGACTTGCCGGAAGCGGACTTATCGACGCCGTCGCCTGCCTGAGGCGGCTCGGGAGGATCGACGAAAGCGGCTTCCTCGCGGAGCCGTATGAAATAGCCGAGGGCGTGACGCTTCAGCCGCAGGACGTGCGGGAGCTGCAGCTCGCGAAATCCGCCGTCCGTGCCGGAGCGGAAACGCTGCTTGAAAAAGCGGGGCTGACCGCCGCGGATCTTGATGAAGTTCTGCTTACCGGCGGCTTCGGCGCCGGGCTCGACAAAGGCAACGCGCTCGCGCTCGGACTGCTGCCGGAGGTTCCGGCGGAGAAGGTCCGCGCGCTCGGCAACTGCGCCGGAGCGGGCGCGGTGCGCACGCTGCTTTTCCCGGAGGCGCTCGCGGAGCTCGAGACCGCCGTCACGAAGGCGAGTACGATACAGCTCGACGGGGATCCGTCGTTCAGCGAAAAATTCATGG of Clostridia bacterium contains these proteins:
- a CDS encoding leucine-rich repeat protein, which translates into the protein MNKRFLTKTLSIIIAAAMMIALLPTGLISVSAATAESGKCGDNLTWNLDSAGNLIISGTGTMNNYFSSTVGPWGSGIKTVTIRSGVTSIGEKAFYYCTGLTSVTIPDGVTSIGEHAFEDCTGLTSVTIGSGVTSIGRYAFCNTGYYNNETNWENDVLYIGTWLIESKSNKSGVYMIKNGTVGIADYAFRGCTGLTSVTIPDSVTSIGLGAFYGCTDLTSVTIPDGVTSIGNYAFYGCKRLTSVTIGDGVASIGGHAFCDCTGLTSVTIPNSVTSIGRYAFYNTGYHNNEANWEDDVLYIDNWLIEAKNGISGAYTIKNGTVGVASYAFGWRDGLTSVTIPDSVTSIGLGAFYGCKRLTSVTIGDGVASIGDYAFYGCTGLTSVTIGNGVTSIGEHAFRGCTGLTSVTIGSDVASIGSRAFYGCIGLTSVTIPDSVTSIGDLAFSGCTGLTSVTIPDSVTSIGDSAFYGCTDLTSITIPDGVTSIGNYAFYGCKRLTSVTIGNGVTSIGEHAFHYYSNGGYKPLDVILTVVENSYAHRYAADEGFQYELETCYPHEWSEWETTAEPTCTEAGEKMRVCSLCGKYDTRSINPLGHRWGEWDYISQATCAASGEKKHICNVCGAYEVREIMPLPHEWSEWRITVPNTYNSEGEETRACSSCGLRETRLIPVASLTDIVLTKLPAKLRYLVDKDQLDISGGAITIYFDNDTTREAYMVYNDGQTNLMFADDFSVAPFTVSGFDNRFAGACAVTVTYQGHSAAFEVEIVDKEIVGISVAKTPNKTVYEAGEALELTGGRLMLSYNNDTYQYANLITVAGVTRMVIEGESASREVSVSGFDSQWGGVKTVVIAYEGFEASFEVTVNGPAAVAKGDSDGDGKITVSDALAALRIAAKLVVPTDEDLLILDIDGDGAITVSDALAILRVAARLVDSL
- a CDS encoding glycoside hydrolase family 127 protein codes for the protein MHRFQRFTPNEIKPAGWLKRQLRIQADGLGGRLDEVWRDVRDSAWIGGSAEGWERVPYWLDGFIPLAFLLEDGGMIARAKRYIDAILASQKPSGWICPHPEEDAANYDSWAILLISKALTVWARCSGDERADAALYKLLKNYHALLSSGAVKLFDWGAYRWFEGCAAIEYIHSRRPEPWLKELAALLREQGVKWAEKTPLWEAPAEAWNYDTHIVNVAMALKAEAVSHELFGEEYFGEADRFLDILDRFNGTPVGVFTGDEILSGLSAIQGTELCAVAELMYSCEQLYARTGAEKWAERLELIAFNAFPAAFSDDMWAHQYDQQSNQIACERFPGRPVFRTNNCEAHIFGLEPNYGCCTANFGQGWPKLALSAFMRGEGEVVSAVPVPSRLDCDICRIELETDYPFDTEFVYTVEAKAPFALALRAPSYVRAAFVDGAAVTPEADGLFRVRFAAGERRVLRVRWEVGTELLRRPHGLVSVKRGPLVFALPIAYEKRMREYERDGVERKYPYCDYEYLPKSEWQYALADGFEVDFRGVGETPFSSARPPVALKAKARRIDWGFEEGYTSVCAKEPRSRVPFGEAVPVELWPYGCAKLRVTELPLIR
- a CDS encoding zf-HC2 domain-containing protein gives rise to the protein MNKDCSIVRDLLPLYAEDMVAPETADFIAAHVAGCEECEKEYETVKSGASPAPAPEAEKAPLKSIKKAIIRKRIQAVILTVVLVAALFATAFAFLTTREYLSYEEAVADIKQSGGDLSAEVTFTDRVTGYDYVFTDEPETDTTSSGEHGWVCRLEAWTTPWDRLFNRKASPATIARNTSDADGAFSVILVNNSDTKIITNAYGNIVFKSVDEEGNPIWKNSAPPEDASGHTVQFGYVLNAHPFSLYYTPNDGSEDVFVFGLNRAGGTQTLPRLTLNYYFYGALGLLALLIAAAFIFRRRETARKWLVRLAFLPLSYVAAHLIVKGFGGASYALMRDFTLILLIAVLLFCAMLVAHNIFLLKKEMKSV
- a CDS encoding RNA polymerase sigma factor, translated to MTQFEQVYREYFSDVYAYILKLSGSADTAEEITSETFFKALGAIDGFRGDCEIRVWLCRIAKNCYFSHLKKSKRLAPLDAEAEPASAAAVEDLLVENAEAERVRSALHLLPEPYKEVFMWRVFAQMSFRQIGEVFGKNENWACVTYHRARKMILAEMEDENNE
- a CDS encoding DUF4445 domain-containing protein, with amino-acid sequence MKTALTVTKNGKTVICDAEKGESILAALRRAGIFIPAFCGGHELCGKCRVNASGALSPVTEAEKEKLTPEEIAAGARLACSARIEGDASVSVPDDGEYSVLTDTGDASPDCFPSCWEGLGAAVDLGTTTIAIYVYSLETRRRVGVVSGVNRQQSLGADVISRIEYCLNNPDGSKRARDLAVGQISEMLAGFGKKRGIPVNRLRSLTVAGNTAMLYLLTGRSPKALSAAPFEADELFGSFHKATDLGFELPEANAFLLPCVSAFVGGDVTAGIVSAGLHETDKNVLFIDFGTNGEMVLASGGKLTCCSTAAGPAFEGARISCGVGGVPGAINRVTLDNGKVVPKTIGGTFPVGLAGSGLIDAVACLRRLGRIDESGFLAEPYEIAEGVTLQPQDVRELQLAKSAVRAGAETLLEKAGLTAADLDEVLLTGGFGAGLDKGNALALGLLPEVPAEKVRALGNCAGAGAVRTLLFPEALAELETAVTKASTIQLDGDPSFSEKFMEHMLFPKI